The Nothobranchius furzeri strain GRZ-AD chromosome 6, NfurGRZ-RIMD1, whole genome shotgun sequence genome includes a region encoding these proteins:
- the rnf208 gene encoding RING finger protein 208 yields the protein MSCLRRQPMAIPMDTVKIIQSEKFPRECPVPVTQPRYAPAPRVAWDGGGEGEIIVNQACSDLTLDIAPSPRPMMSPPAPLMHREQSFLAQRKPSANEICYHQFHYKMEDVIVNQYVLRSSSTSSSTSSSSSGPVMPCEPLECPTCGHTYNFAGKRPRILSCLHSVCEECLQILYESCPKYKFISCPTCRRETVLFTDYGLAALAINTSILSRLPSDPNGPVQWGGDADRSCYQTVRQYCQSACTCQIANPLSSCGIM from the coding sequence ATGTCCTGTCTCAGGCGTCAGCCGATGGCCATCCCCATGGACACCGTCAAGATCATCCAGTCGGAGAAGTTTCCTAGAGAGTGCCCTGTGCCCGTCACCCAACCTCGCTATGCTCCGGCTCCCAGAGTGGCGTGGGACGGTGGTGGTGAAGGAGAAATCATTGTCAACCAGGCCTGCAGTGACCTGACACTGGACATTGCACCGTCCCCCAGACCCATGATGTCCCCTCCTGCCCCCCTGATGCACAGGGAGCAGAGTTTCCTGGCGCAACGCAAACCGAGTGCCAACGAAATCTGCTACCACCAATTCCACTACAAGATGGAAGATGTCATAGTCAACCAGTATGTGCTgcgctcctcctccacctcctcctccacttcctcctcGTCCTCGGGGCCAGTCATGCCTTGCGAGCCCCTCGAATGCCCCACCTGTGGTCACACTTATAATTTCGCCGGGAAACGTCCACGCATTCTCTCCTGCCTGCACTCGGTGTGTGAGGAGTGCCTGCAGATCCTCTACGAGTCCTGTCCCAAGTACAAGTTCATCTCCTGCCCCACGTGCCGGCGTGAGACGGTGCTGTTCACTGACTATGGCCTAGCTGCTCTGGCCATCAACACCAGCATTCTGAGCCGCTTGCCCTCTGACCCCAACGGGCCTGTGCAGTGGGGCGGGGACGCCGACCGCAGCTGCTACCAGACTGTGCGTCAATACTGCCAGTCAGCCTGCACCTGCCAGATTGCCAACCCGTTGTCCTCCTGCGGCATCATGTAG